A DNA window from Anaerocolumna sp. AGMB13020 contains the following coding sequences:
- the der gene encoding ribosome biogenesis GTPase Der: MSKPIVAIVGRPNVGKSTLFNALAGERIAIVQDFPGVTRDRIYADVTWLDKQFTMIDTGGIEPQSNDVLLSYMRQQAEIAIQTADVIMFLVDVRQGLVDDDFKVADMLRRSTKPVILVVNKVDNFDKLMPDVYEFYNLGIGDPHPVSASSKLGLGDMLDEVISHFNPADLREVEDERPRIAIVGKPNVGKSSIINKLIGENRVIVSDIAGTTRDAIDTPVKYHGKEFIFIDTAGLRRKSKIKEELERFSIVRTVSAVERADVVVLVIDAKEGVTEQDAKIAGIAHERGKGIIIAVNKWDAIEKDDKTIYKHTNEIKGVLSYMPYAEMIFVSALTGQRLNKLFDLIEQVIQNQNLRIATGVLNEIMTEAVALQQPPSDKGKRLKLYYITQVSVKPPTFVIFVNDKELMHFSYTRYIENKIREAFGFSGTSLKFFIRERKEKE, from the coding sequence ATGAGTAAACCGATTGTTGCAATTGTCGGAAGACCTAATGTAGGTAAATCGACGTTGTTTAATGCACTTGCTGGTGAAAGAATAGCTATCGTACAGGATTTTCCCGGAGTTACAAGGGATAGGATCTATGCGGATGTCACCTGGCTTGACAAACAGTTCACTATGATTGACACAGGCGGAATTGAGCCGCAGAGCAATGATGTACTGCTATCCTATATGAGGCAGCAGGCTGAGATTGCAATTCAGACAGCCGATGTCATTATGTTCCTGGTGGATGTAAGGCAGGGGCTTGTAGATGATGACTTTAAAGTAGCAGATATGCTGAGACGTTCTACCAAACCGGTCATTCTGGTAGTTAATAAGGTAGACAATTTTGATAAATTAATGCCTGATGTATATGAATTCTATAACCTTGGTATAGGAGATCCCCATCCGGTATCCGCATCTTCCAAGCTTGGACTTGGAGATATGCTGGATGAAGTCATCAGCCATTTTAATCCGGCGGATTTAAGGGAAGTTGAGGATGAACGCCCCCGTATTGCTATTGTTGGGAAACCTAATGTAGGTAAATCTTCTATTATTAATAAGCTGATTGGTGAGAACCGTGTAATCGTATCAGATATTGCCGGAACCACACGCGATGCTATTGATACTCCGGTTAAATACCATGGAAAAGAATTTATATTTATCGACACAGCAGGACTTAGAAGAAAGAGCAAAATCAAAGAAGAATTAGAACGCTTTAGTATTGTAAGAACAGTATCTGCAGTAGAACGTGCAGATGTGGTTGTTCTGGTTATTGATGCAAAAGAAGGTGTAACAGAGCAGGATGCGAAAATTGCAGGAATCGCACACGAACGCGGCAAAGGAATCATTATTGCTGTTAACAAGTGGGATGCAATCGAGAAAGATGATAAGACCATCTATAAGCATACCAATGAGATAAAAGGTGTTCTTTCCTATATGCCCTATGCGGAAATGATATTCGTATCAGCACTTACCGGACAGCGTCTGAACAAACTTTTTGATCTGATAGAGCAGGTTATACAGAATCAGAACTTAAGAATTGCAACTGGTGTCCTGAATGAAATTATGACAGAAGCAGTTGCTCTTCAGCAGCCGCCTTCAGATAAGGGCAAACGCCTTAAGCTGTATTATATAACACAGGTATCCGTGAAACCGCCTACTTTTGTTATCTTTGTTAATGATAAAGAATTGATGCATTTTTCCTATACCAGATATATTGAGAATAAGATAAGGGAAGCCTTTGGTTTTTCCGGAACATCACTTAAATTTTTCATCAGGGAGCGAAAGGAAAAAGAATAA
- the plsY gene encoding glycerol-3-phosphate 1-O-acyltransferase PlsY, producing the protein MLQRIIICLIVGYLCGCFSTSYFIGKANNIDIRKYGSGNAGTTNALRTLGMKAGALTLLGDALKAIIPILIVSFLVFQNRADVSLLALYTGLGVVLGHNFPFWLNFKGGKGIAATGGVMLAFDWRLGLVAFIVFSVSVAVTRYVSVGSLLISLLFPVAVLVFYPGNIHMLVISFLFTILAFVKHRANIQRLMKGTENKLGQKIKIEDK; encoded by the coding sequence ATGCTGCAAAGAATTATTATATGCTTGATTGTAGGATATTTGTGCGGCTGCTTTTCTACCAGCTATTTTATTGGAAAAGCAAACAATATTGACATCAGAAAATATGGAAGCGGTAATGCCGGAACAACAAATGCTTTAAGGACCTTAGGAATGAAGGCAGGTGCCTTGACCCTTTTAGGAGATGCCTTAAAGGCGATCATCCCGATCCTTATTGTCAGCTTTCTGGTATTTCAGAATAGAGCAGATGTAAGCTTATTAGCACTGTACACTGGCCTTGGAGTTGTATTAGGCCATAATTTCCCTTTCTGGCTGAATTTCAAAGGCGGTAAGGGAATTGCAGCGACCGGCGGAGTTATGCTGGCTTTCGACTGGCGTTTAGGTTTGGTGGCATTTATCGTATTTTCAGTATCTGTAGCTGTTACAAGATATGTCTCCGTTGGTTCCTTATTAATTTCTCTCCTGTTTCCCGTTGCAGTCCTTGTATTTTATCCGGGAAATATACATATGCTTGTGATCAGCTTTTTGTTTACGATATTAGCATTTGTAAAACACAGAGCAAACATCCAGAGGCTTATGAAAGGAACTGAAAATAAATTAGGACAAAAGATAAAAATAGAAGATAAGTAA